One Mycolicibacterium doricum genomic window, GTATCTGCTGTCGGCGATCCGGATGGTGGAGGCGGGCTTCGCGACGGCCGAGGACGTCGACAAGGCGATCGTGGCCGGGCTCTCTCATCCGATGGGTCCGCTGCGGTTGAGCGACCTGATCGGCCTGGACACCATGAAGCTGATCGCCGACGCGATGTTCGACGAGCTCAAGGACGGCCACTACGCGCCGCCGCCGCTGCTGCTGCGCATGGTCGAGGCCGGCCAGCTGGGCAAGAAGTCGGGCCAAGGCTTCTACACGTACTGAGCGCCGAGCGCACTGTTGTTGAGCACCGCCACCGTGACGATCGACGCGCCGCCGTCGACGATTTCGTGCTCGAAGGCGTTGATCTCGTCATAGTTCGCACCCCACACGTCCGGCCGGACCAGGCGCCCTCCTCGGTGGGCTGCTCCCACAATGGGTTTGACGATGCCGCCGTTGCCCGCGGTGTCCATGCCCTGCAGGAATTAGCAGTACCGAATGGGTGTCGCGGAGGAGTCGCTGTCGGCCACCTTGTCGCCCGGACCGAACCGGAGGTGGACATGTGGATCGTGTGACCACGGTGCCGGATCGTGTTCCCGGCTCATTGCTCCATCGATCGGCGAGGCAGGATCGGGGACGGGTGCGGTTCGGAACGGAACTTCTCGAGCGACCCGCCCACTTCGACGATGCCGCACAACGCACTCCACGACAGCATCGTCAGGTAGTCGATGAGCTCGTCGGCGCTCATCCGTGGATGCGACATCCACGAGTGCGTGGCCAGCTGCACGCCGCCGACGATGTGGTAGGCCCACGGCTCGACGCCACCGGTGTCCATCCCGGCCCCGGCCATCCGGCGGCGCAGCATCACCGCGAGCATGCGGGCGATGATCCGCTCGGAGTCGGCGACGGCCTTGCTTTTGCTCGCCGAGTTGTTCACCATCACGAAGCGGTACGGCTCGGGCTCGTTGGCCACGGTCTCGACGTAGACCTTGATGATCTCGCGGGTCAGGTCGTAGCCGTCCAGGTTCGACATCAGCGCGGCGGCCATGTTGGGGATCAGCGTCGTCTGGGCGAACCGCATCATCACCGCGGTGGTGAGGTCGTTCTTGTCGACGAAGTAGCGGTACAGGACGGTCTTGGAAACACCAATCTCCGCGGCGATCTCGTCCATGCTGACGTTGCTGCCCCGGCGGCGGATCGCTTCGAGGGTGCCGTCGACCAATTCATTGCGACGCTCGACCTTGTGCTGGTGCCAGCGCCGCTTCCGACCATCGGTCTTGACCGCCAAAGGCGGGGTCTGTTGTGTCACTATCCCCGTAGTCCCGTTCACTAGTCCGTCTCGATACTACGGCGGATGGGCGTCGACAGCCGCGTCGGAGCGCACTGCCGATTCACCGATGGCGGATGATGGAACCCGTGGTACCTACACAGCGGTCCGAACGGCCCAGCTTCGCCGAGGCGATAGCGGGCGCGGACTCGGCCGCCGACGCCGAACGCCGTCGCGGCCTGCGGCGCATGAAATCCGTCGCACTGGCCTTCCTGCTCAGCGCCACGGTGATCTTCCTGCTCTGCACCTGGGCACAGTCCCAGGGGGCCGCCCCGTGGGTCGGGTATGTGCGCGCCGCCGCGGAGGCCGGCATGGTGGGTGCACTCGCCGACTGGTTCGCGGTCACCGCGCTGTTCCGGCACCCACTGGGCATCCCGATCCCGCACACCGCGATCATCAAACGCAAGAAGGACCAGCTTGGCGAGGGTCTGGGCGAGTTCATCCGAGAGAACTTCCTGTCGCCGGAGAATGTCGAGACCAAACTGCGCGACGCCGAGGTTGCAGGCCGGTTGGGCAAGTGGCTGGCTGAGCGGTCGCACGCCGAACGCGTCGCCACGGAAGCCTCCAACGTGCTGCGGGTGCTGGTGGAGATGTTGCGCGACGAAGACGTCCAGCAGGTGCTCGACCGGATGATCGTCAAGCGCATCGCCGAACCGCAGTGGGGGCCGCCGGTGGGTCGGGTGCTCTCGCAGCTGCTGCATGAGGGCCGCCAGGAAGCGCTGATCCAGTTGCTCGCCGACCGGGCGTTCGAATGGTCGCTGAACGCAGGAGAGGTCATCGA contains:
- a CDS encoding TetR/AcrR family transcriptional regulator yields the protein MTQQTPPLAVKTDGRKRRWHQHKVERRNELVDGTLEAIRRRGSNVSMDEIAAEIGVSKTVLYRYFVDKNDLTTAVMMRFAQTTLIPNMAAALMSNLDGYDLTREIIKVYVETVANEPEPYRFVMVNNSASKSKAVADSERIIARMLAVMLRRRMAGAGMDTGGVEPWAYHIVGGVQLATHSWMSHPRMSADELIDYLTMLSWSALCGIVEVGGSLEKFRSEPHPSPILPRRSMEQ
- a CDS encoding DUF445 domain-containing protein, whose translation is MMEPVVPTQRSERPSFAEAIAGADSAADAERRRGLRRMKSVALAFLLSATVIFLLCTWAQSQGAAPWVGYVRAAAEAGMVGALADWFAVTALFRHPLGIPIPHTAIIKRKKDQLGEGLGEFIRENFLSPENVETKLRDAEVAGRLGKWLAERSHAERVATEASNVLRVLVEMLRDEDVQQVLDRMIVKRIAEPQWGPPVGRVLSQLLHEGRQEALIQLLADRAFEWSLNAGEVIERVIERDSPQWSPRWVDHLVGDRIHRELMDFTDKVRRNPDHELRRSATKFLFEFADDLQSDEATIQRAENVKEQIMARDEVARAAETAWGAAKRIILESVDDPSSTLRARIADSVMRIGESLRDDAELRDKVDNWVIRGAQHVVGEYGAEITTIVTDTVERWDADEASSRIELHVGRDLQFIRINGTVVGSLAGLVIYSIAQLLF